TATCAGACTGCAGCTATGGCAGAGCAATTCAACATGAATTTAGTGACTGCCGCCCTGAATGGCGGTGAGGATTATGAACTTTTGTTCACAGTTCCTCTTACCGACCACGATAAAGTGTCTGATATGAAAGGTGTTAAAGTCATCGGTCATATTACCCGTCCCGAACTGGGCAAATATCTAGTGGGCCGTGACGGTGGAGAAGTTGAACTGAAAGCTCAGGGCTGGAATTCACTCAATGAATAATTTTTGATATTTTTCTCCACAAACTCTTGCACATTAAAAAAAAGTCCGTATCTTTGCACCCGTTAAACAAAACAACGGTGCCATAGCTCAGTTGGTAGAGCAAAGGACTGAAAATCCTTGTGTCCCCGGTTCGATTCCTGGTGGCACCACTTTTCAAGAAAGAAAAACGATGTAAATCCCTGAATTTCAAAGAAGTTCGGGGATTTTTCTTTCCCAAGAATAGGCAAAATAAGTGGGATTAGAGCAAACCATACGTCCTTATTCAAGGGACTGTTTTCAAAAGCCTGAAATGTTCCACTGCGAGGTGTTTACTTCATTCTTTTACAGTACGTTGCACTATTTTACATAACAGGGTTCTCGGTTCGATTTCCTAACTTTGTATCATTAAAAATTGAGCAGTATGGAAAGAAAAAGATTCAGCGTGTTGTTCTTCATCAAGCGTAGCAAACTGTTAAAAAACGGGGAAGCACCCGTGCGTGTGCGTGTCACTTATGACCGCCTATACGTGGAACTTCAACTAAAGCGGAGCGTAAAAGTCCCACTTTGGTCGCAGGAAAAAGAGAAATCGACAGGCAAAGACCGAAACTCCGTGGAACTTAACCATTACATTGACGCCCTGCGTGTGAAATTCTATCAGATTTACCAAGACTTAGAACTGGAGGGAAAGATTATCTCCGCACGTGCCATAGTGAACCGCTATCAGGGAAAGGACGAGACTTTCAAGACATTATACAATGTGTTCAAGGAGCATAACGACAACTGCCGGAAGCTAATCGGGACGGATTATGCCGATATTACCGTAAGACGTTACGATAACTGCCTTAAATACCTCATGGAACTAGTTAAACGTGACTACAAGGTAGATGATATACTACTGCGTGAGGTAAACGGGGAACTGGTGCGTAAATTCGATTTATACCTAAAGACGGAGAAACATTGCGCGCAGAACACCGTTATCCGGTACATGAAATGCTTCAAGAAAGTGATAAACCTTGCCATTGCCAACGAGTGGCTGACAAAGAACCCGTTTGCCGGAATCAAGTTTCACGAGGTAGAGGTAAACAAACAGTTCCTAAGTCAAGCCGAGATAAACCGGATATGGCAGAAAGAGTTCAGGATTGAACGGCTGGAACTGGTACGGGATGTTTTTATCTTTTGCGTATATACCGGGCTGGCATTCATAGACGTGTATAATCTGCGCCCCGAACATATTTCAGAGGACGGCAACGGTAATCTGTGGATAGTGAAACCCCGTGAAAAGACAAACAATGTCTGTAACATCCCGCTTTTGAGCATTCCCAAACAGATACTTGAAAAGTATAAGGATAACCCCTACTGTATGGATAAAGGAACTTTGTTGCCCGTTCCCTGCAATCAGAAGATGAACAGCTACCTGAAAGAGATTGCCGACCTGTGCGGTATCAAAAAGAACCTGACCACGCACACAGCCCGCCACAGTTTTGCATCGGTTATCGCACTGGCTAACAACGTGTCACTACCGAACGTGGCTAAAATGCTGGGGCATTCATCCACCCGAATGACACAGCACTACGCAAAGGTATTAGACCAAACGATACTAAGGGATATGCAAGCCGTTGAAAAACAACTATTTGTATAACAAAAGATTACTTAATACATACTTATAAAAGTAATACCCCCTAAAATTATGAAGAAAATTTTCTTCATAATTTTAGGGGGGTATTGAGCTATTTCTTTATATTTGCAGAAAATTTTCTGCAAATATGAACAATATAGACATAGAACTTAGTAAAGTAATTGATGCAGCTGTTCAATCTTCAATCGATATAGGTCAGGTTGCATCCTTAAAGGATTTATACAAAGAAAAGAAAAATTCACTAAACTTATCAGATAGACAGATTCAGAAAATTTTAGGAATGGATTCTAAAACTATAAATCCTATATTAAATGGAACTGCTAAACAAATCAATTTCATAAATGTAGTAAAATTGGCTCATTTTTTAGGTCTGTCTGTTAATGACCTAATAAAAGTTTACGTACCAGAATTAGCTCCTAAACAAATAGGAGAAATCCAACGAGCAAGAGAAGCAGGATATATCGTTGAAAATTTTGATGTATCTATCCTTGTTAAGATGAAGTTTTTTAATTCCAATGCTTCATCTAAAGATATGAGTGATAAAATCAAACGCTTTTTTGACATTGATAATATTTACAGTTACTCGGAAAATTCTTTGCTTCCCGTTTTTAGTCGCTCTAAAAGAAACTCGAATGATTTAATGCGTAATTTTTGGATACAATCTGCGTTTATCCAATTTAAATCTATTGCAAATCCCAATCCATACATAAGAAAAGAATTAGTTGAATTAATACCCAAAATTAGACCATACACAAGAGATATAAAAAATGGTCTAATTAGAGTTCTGAAAGCACTATTTCGTATTGGGGTCACAGTTATATATCAACCAAGTTTAGAAAAAATACAAGTTAGAGGAGCTACTATGATAATAAATGATAAACCATGTATTGTACTTTCTAATTTACAAAATAATTATCCTACATTATGGTTTACTCTTTTACATGAACTACATCATGTACTTTTTGATTTTGAAGAAATCAAAAAACAGACGTATCATATTAGCAATAATGAGGGAGACATATTTTTAATGAATGAAGAACAAGCAGATAATTTTGCTTGTGAATATTTATTAAATGAATCTCGATTAAAATTTGCATCAGGGTATATTACATCACATTACAATATTGAAAAACTAGCTAAAGAATGGGGGGTACACTCCTCTATTATATATGCAATGTATTGTTATAAAACCAACGAATGGGCTTTTTATAATAAATATATACCTAAAATGAATGAAGCCTTAGAGCTTATAAATACTCACCCATTTGAAAAAGAAACGTTAATGGAATCAGTACAACAAATCAAAGAATTTTTATACAATTAATTATGGAAGAAAAAAAGAAAAAAAAATCTCAGGAGGAATTAGAAGAACTCCAAAGAAAGCAAGAACAAGATTTAGAGCGTGCAGCAATTTTAATGAAAGCTGATGAAATCAAAGAAGAAACATTTGATTTTGATGTAAACGGTCAAATCGAACTCAAAAATGAGTTGGCAGATATGGTTTTAGAACAAATCGATGACCCTGAAGCTAAATATAATTTATATTATAATGTTGTCAATCGTCTATTAAGAAAATATCTTCCAAAAGGCGATACATATAAAGATGCAAGAGATTTGATTTATGAAGAAAAGAACACATTTTTAACTCGTGGACACAGAAAAGATGCACAAGGTATAAGAGGAGCAGACGGAAGAATGTCCTATATTTCAGATATAAATGAGCTTGTTAACATTATCACTGAATGGATTTCGAACAAAGGAACAATGTTTGATTTATATACTCAAATTAGGGATTTGAACATTTCTAAAGGATATGGTGCTCCACAGTCAAAATAAAATGAATAGAACTATATATATACTCATAATCTCTATTTTAGCCTTTCTTTGCTTACACAGTTGCGCTGTGGATATTGACCCTAAAATAGCTAATACAGCCTTTGGGCTTACAGCTATAAAATACGAATATATAATAATGATTTTAAGTTTATGCAGTGGCATCTTCTGCATTATTGGAGGTATTATACTTACCATTTTAGGGTTTACTGGAAACATCAATTGGATTATTGAAGGAACAGATTTTACGTCAAAATTAATAAATGCTTCTCCTGGAGTTTTACTAATGGTAATAGGAGCCTTGATTATTATTTTTAAAAGATTGAAAATAAAAAGTAAGTAAATAAAAAGCCAGCAACACAGTTTTCAAGAAAACGTGATTGCTGGCTTTTAATCAAACAATAAATCAATAAATGCAGAAAACAAGATTGAAATATTTCAAGAAAGCAATATTCCAAGAAAACAAAATTCAATGTTTTCAAGATTTCATTTTCTGTAATGCCTTTCCAGCAGGTCTAAAATCTCGCTTTCCCGGTAGATGATTTTTCCCGGAAGCTGCACATATCCCAGCAGTCCCGTGTCCCTGTAATCCTGCAACGTCCGTTTGCTGATGCAAAGCCGCTCGCACACTTCCTCGCCCGTCAGGTAGTGTTCACCGTTCAATACCGGACGATAGTTCATTACCACGTACTCCACATTTTCCAGCACCCTGTCAAGGGAGGAAAACAGTACCAGCGTGGTTTCGGAATCTTTCGTTATCAAATCCATACGCCTACTTTTTAGAATTCTCCCTTACTTGGTTGAGCAGAAATGTTTCCACGTCCGAAGCCTTGTAATAAATCTTATTGTTAATCTGCGAATAAGGCAGTTTCCCCGTATCACGGTAGGTCTGCATCGTCCGGGCTGAAACATTCAGCAAACGGCAGGTTTCGCAGTTATCCAGCCACTTGTCACGCTTCCTGCGTAAAGGCACGCAGAGCGCATCCACACGCCCCACAAAGTTTTCAAACCTCTGTTTCCAAAGTTCAAAGGTTCTCTTTTCAATCGTCACTATTTCCATAACCGATATATTTATTCTTGTCAATACTCCGTTTTTCTTCACTGGTGCAAATATATAAGGCTGAATGACAGGTTGTTTCTTTCTGTCCTCAAATGACCTTGCGTGTCCGAAAATGTCCACCGCCACCCCAAGAACAACACGAAAGAAACGAACCGATAACAAAAAAACTGTTTTTTCTCCACTCCTTAAATAAGTAAGGTAATGAACACAAAGCCGTTTTCTATTTGCCGACATTAATTTGGTGCAGAGCGCAGCAAAGCGATTCCAAACGGCTGACGCTTTGTTTTTTACCGATTTTTCTTATTTTATTTGTGGTGCTAATTCAAAAAACAAGCACCTATGAATAATCCTTTCGAAGAAATTTTCAAACGGCTGGAGAACATCGAAAAGATGATTGCCCCGGTCATGGGCGTACAACCCGAAGAACGGCAGGACGGAAAAGAGCCTGTGTTAGTCAAAATATCCGTTGCCAGCGGCATAACCGGGTATTCGGTCAATTACCTGTACCACTTAGCCAGCAAGGGGCTGATACCGTGTGTCAAGCGTGGGCGTACCCTGCGTTTCGACATGGAGGAACTCAAAAAGTGGATGCAGCAGCAGTATGTCCCGGCTTCTAACAGACTTCCCGATGAAAAAGAAAAGAAGTGATGATACACGGCACATCGAGGGCTGGCAGTCAAAGAACGAGCGCATCGAAAGCCTGTTGAACATCCTGTACGATTTCCGGTTCAATACCGTAAAGAGCCGGACGGAATACCGGGCTGCAAGTTCTTCGGGCTTGTACCAGCCCGTTACGAAATTTGTTCTGAACTCGTTCAGGCGCAGGCTGGATGCGACCGCTGGTATTGTCACCTCTGCCGAGAACATCCGTACCATACTGGAAAGCGATTTCGCAAGAAAGGTACATCCCATACGGGAATACTTCAATGCCCTGCCCTTACTGAATCCAGCCGAACACGGGCATATCGGCAGGCTCCTGAACACGGTACAGGTAGCCAACCCCGGCAAATGGGAGGAATATTTCACGAAATGGCTTATCGGTGTGGTAGCCAACGCCATGAATGACACGGGATGTCAGAACCATACCTGTCTGGTATTGACAGGGGACAAGCAGGGACAGTTCAAATCGTGGTGGCTGGACAACCTTTGCCCAACACCGCTTAAGAACTACCTGTTCACCGGAAAGATAGACCCGCAGGGCAAAGACATCCTGACACTGATAGCCGAATACCTGTTCATCAACATTGACGACCAGCTAAAGGAACTCAACAAGCAGAACGAGAACGCCTTGAAGAACCTTATCACCACCCCGGCGGTGAAGTACCGCAGACCGTATGATGTTTACATAGAGGAATACCCCCACCTTGCCAGCCTCATGGCTTCGGTGAACGGCAACGAGTTCCTGACCGACCCGACAGGCAGCAGGCGTTTTCTACCGTTCGAAGTGCTGCACATAGACAAGCCCACGGCAGAAAATATCCACATGGATAACGTCTATTCCGAAATCATGTACCTGTACCGTCAGGACGTGCGCTACTGGTTCAATGATGCCGAGATTGGAGAACTACACCTGAACAATGCGGAATTTGAGGTGCAGACAATTGAGTTTGAAATACTGACACAATATTTTGAGAAGCCGACAGAGGAAGAAGAACCCCA
This is a stretch of genomic DNA from Parabacteroides chongii. It encodes these proteins:
- a CDS encoding site-specific integrase, producing MERKRFSVLFFIKRSKLLKNGEAPVRVRVTYDRLYVELQLKRSVKVPLWSQEKEKSTGKDRNSVELNHYIDALRVKFYQIYQDLELEGKIISARAIVNRYQGKDETFKTLYNVFKEHNDNCRKLIGTDYADITVRRYDNCLKYLMELVKRDYKVDDILLREVNGELVRKFDLYLKTEKHCAQNTVIRYMKCFKKVINLAIANEWLTKNPFAGIKFHEVEVNKQFLSQAEINRIWQKEFRIERLELVRDVFIFCVYTGLAFIDVYNLRPEHISEDGNGNLWIVKPREKTNNVCNIPLLSIPKQILEKYKDNPYCMDKGTLLPVPCNQKMNSYLKEIADLCGIKKNLTTHTARHSFASVIALANNVSLPNVAKMLGHSSTRMTQHYAKVLDQTILRDMQAVEKQLFV
- a CDS encoding ImmA/IrrE family metallo-endopeptidase, which gives rise to MNNIDIELSKVIDAAVQSSIDIGQVASLKDLYKEKKNSLNLSDRQIQKILGMDSKTINPILNGTAKQINFINVVKLAHFLGLSVNDLIKVYVPELAPKQIGEIQRAREAGYIVENFDVSILVKMKFFNSNASSKDMSDKIKRFFDIDNIYSYSENSLLPVFSRSKRNSNDLMRNFWIQSAFIQFKSIANPNPYIRKELVELIPKIRPYTRDIKNGLIRVLKALFRIGVTVIYQPSLEKIQVRGATMIINDKPCIVLSNLQNNYPTLWFTLLHELHHVLFDFEEIKKQTYHISNNEGDIFLMNEEQADNFACEYLLNESRLKFASGYITSHYNIEKLAKEWGVHSSIIYAMYCYKTNEWAFYNKYIPKMNEALELINTHPFEKETLMESVQQIKEFLYN
- a CDS encoding helix-turn-helix domain-containing protein, with the protein product MDLITKDSETTLVLFSSLDRVLENVEYVVMNYRPVLNGEHYLTGEEVCERLCISKRTLQDYRDTGLLGYVQLPGKIIYRESEILDLLERHYRK
- a CDS encoding helix-turn-helix domain-containing protein, which translates into the protein MEIVTIEKRTFELWKQRFENFVGRVDALCVPLRRKRDKWLDNCETCRLLNVSARTMQTYRDTGKLPYSQINNKIYYKASDVETFLLNQVRENSKK
- a CDS encoding helix-turn-helix domain-containing protein; protein product: MNNPFEEIFKRLENIEKMIAPVMGVQPEERQDGKEPVLVKISVASGITGYSVNYLYHLASKGLIPCVKRGRTLRFDMEELKKWMQQQYVPASNRLPDEKEKK
- a CDS encoding VapE domain-containing protein, translating into MKKKRSDDTRHIEGWQSKNERIESLLNILYDFRFNTVKSRTEYRAASSSGLYQPVTKFVLNSFRRRLDATAGIVTSAENIRTILESDFARKVHPIREYFNALPLLNPAEHGHIGRLLNTVQVANPGKWEEYFTKWLIGVVANAMNDTGCQNHTCLVLTGDKQGQFKSWWLDNLCPTPLKNYLFTGKIDPQGKDILTLIAEYLFINIDDQLKELNKQNENALKNLITTPAVKYRRPYDVYIEEYPHLASLMASVNGNEFLTDPTGSRRFLPFEVLHIDKPTAENIHMDNVYSEIMYLYRQDVRYWFNDAEIGELHLNNAEFEVQTIEFEILTQYFEKPTEEEEPQFFMTTAQILARLRDICAMQLSEKRLGEALRKAGFKRIQKRIDKQTYSVYGYRIKPVPASCTNHDYG